The genomic window TACGCGATCCTCTATCAGAACGACGATCTCGGCAAAGATTACGTCAATGCCTTCAAGAGCTTTCTCGGCAAGGACTACGACCGAAAGGTCGTCAGCGCGTCCTATGAGGTCACGGAGCCAACCGTCGATTCGCAGATCACAACCCTGAAAAGCTCCGGTGCCGATGCCTTGATGATCGCGGGAACGCCGAAATTCGCAGCGCAGGCGATCCGGCAAGCTTCTGTGATCGGCTGGAAAGCGACCGTGATCATCAACTTTCCGTCCGGTTCGGTCGGAGGCACGCTCGCGCCGGCTGGCCTCGACAAATCAGTCGGTGTGATCGTCGGGACGATCAACAAGGACGTCGTGGATCCGACATGGAAAGACGATCCCGCCATGCGGGCCTATCGGGTGTTTCTCGACAAGTACTTGGCCGGCGTCGATATCACCAACGGCAGCTACCTGACCGGCTATCAGCAAGGCATCCTGCTCGAGCAAATCCTGAAGCAATGCGGCAATGACCTGTCCCGCAAGAACATTCTGGCGCAGGCCAAGAACCTCAGGGATTTCGTCGTCCCGACCGCGCTGCCCGGAATCAAGGTGAACACGAGCGAATCCGAGAACATGATCTGGACGCAGATGCGTTTGCAACGATGGACCGGATCGACCTGGGAAGCCTTCGGCGAGGTGTTGGACGCCAGGTCCGAATGATTTCGCCCCAGCCAGCGTGACGGACGCGGCATCAGTTGCGTCCGAGCTTGCTCTGCGCCGGCAGGCCGCTGCGCAAGAGACTGCATCGCCTGCGGTCGCCCTTTCAGCAATTCGGGAGATCATTTCGATGTCGACGACGGCACTGACGTTTGCACCACGCGAGGTTTCCATCGAGCGTCGAACCGACGGCACGCTTATCTTGAGCTCGCCACTTGAATGGACGCCGTGCGACTGGCGCATCACCGATTTTCTGCCGCGCTGGGCCAATGCCGTTCCGGATCGGGTTTTCCTTGCGCAACGCAATGCGAAGGGAGGGTGGGACGAGATCACCTATGGTGAGGCATGGTCGCAGGTTCAGGCGGTCGGCCAAAGCCTGATCGATATGGGGGCAAAGCCAGCCGATAAGCTTGCGGTCCTTTCCGGAAACTCCATCGAGAACGCGGTGATCTCGTTTGCGGCGATGTCGATCGGGGTCGTTCTGGCGCCAATATCGCCAAACTACACGCTGATGCCGGGGGGCCTCGCACGTCTCAAGGACATCGCGGAAGTGCTGCGCCCGAGCTTCGTGTTCGTTCAAAGCGGACGCGATTTTTCCGCCGGCCGCGTCATTCCCGAATTGGCGGCCGCGACCTGGATCAGCGTCGATGGCGCGCCGGATACGGTGCCTTTTCAGGCTCTGGCGGCTCGAACCGGGAGCGAGGGATTCGAGCGCGCATCGCGTGAGGTGCCTTGCGACGCCGTCGCAAAGATTCTCTTCACGTCCGGTTCGACCGGCTTCCCAAAAGGGGTGCTCAACACTCATCGCATGATGGCAAGCTCCCTGCAAATGGGCAGCCTGCTCGTGTCACCTCCGGCCGTGCCGGTGCAGGTTGAATGGCTGCCCTGGCACCATACGATGGGCAGCAATGTCATCCTTCATGGCATCCTGAAGAATGGCGGGACGCTCTATATCGATGATGGCCGGCCGCTGCCGCAGCTCTTTCACAAGACGGTCGCAAATCTCAGGGAGATTTCACCAACCGCCATGTTCAACGTGCCTGCTGGCTATAACCTCTTATGTAATGCGATCGAGAACGACCTCGACCTTGGCGCCAGCGTGTTCAAGCGGATGGACCGATTGAGTTATGCCGGCGCCGCAATTTCACAGGGAACCCTGGAAAAACTCTATCGATTGACATTCGCGGCCACTGGCCGACGAATTCCTGTCATGTCGGGCTATGGCACGACCGAAACGGCGCCGACAATCAGCTCGACGCATTGGGCAACGGATCAGCCCGGGGAGATCGGTCTTCCCGCGCCGGGGCTGCAGCTCAAGCTCATCCCGGTCTCCGATACTTACGAGGCCAGGGTCAAGGGCCCTAACGTCACGCCCGGCTATCTCGAAAGGCCGGATTTGACGGAAAGGGCCTTCGATGAGGAAGGATTCTACCGCATCGGCGACACTGTCTCGTTTCTGGATCCACAGAAGCCGGAGCTTGG from Bradyrhizobium zhanjiangense includes these protein-coding regions:
- a CDS encoding ABC transporter substrate-binding protein, yielding MLPKWKSLAALALLLSSPAFAADEPGVTATEIKIGGVFPFSGPASSIGLVGKGLIAYIQSVNDRGGINGRKINYIAYDDAYSPPKAVEHVRKLVESDEVAFMFGQLGTPGLSATAKYLRAKAVPSIAIISGSSKFTDVANHPLTTTGLVSYDTEGKIYAKYLTRTLPNAKYAILYQNDDLGKDYVNAFKSFLGKDYDRKVVSASYEVTEPTVDSQITTLKSSGADALMIAGTPKFAAQAIRQASVIGWKATVIINFPSGSVGGTLAPAGLDKSVGVIVGTINKDVVDPTWKDDPAMRAYRVFLDKYLAGVDITNGSYLTGYQQGILLEQILKQCGNDLSRKNILAQAKNLRDFVVPTALPGIKVNTSESENMIWTQMRLQRWTGSTWEAFGEVLDARSE
- a CDS encoding AMP-binding protein → MSTTALTFAPREVSIERRTDGTLILSSPLEWTPCDWRITDFLPRWANAVPDRVFLAQRNAKGGWDEITYGEAWSQVQAVGQSLIDMGAKPADKLAVLSGNSIENAVISFAAMSIGVVLAPISPNYTLMPGGLARLKDIAEVLRPSFVFVQSGRDFSAGRVIPELAAATWISVDGAPDTVPFQALAARTGSEGFERASREVPCDAVAKILFTSGSTGFPKGVLNTHRMMASSLQMGSLLVSPPAVPVQVEWLPWHHTMGSNVILHGILKNGGTLYIDDGRPLPQLFHKTVANLREISPTAMFNVPAGYNLLCNAIENDLDLGASVFKRMDRLSYAGAAISQGTLEKLYRLTFAATGRRIPVMSGYGTTETAPTISSTHWATDQPGEIGLPAPGLQLKLIPVSDTYEARVKGPNVTPGYLERPDLTERAFDEEGFYRIGDTVSFLDPQKPELGLRFTGRISENFKLANGTWVSIGNMRAALLAATRGVLLDIVVAGENREACALLCWLNPTEAARVSKSPAADLTCDPFVIQFLRDRFQEYNETVGSSERVCSFSLLKDPPSMAAGEITDKAYVNQRAVLKVRSEQVERLYTNELGRDVVRV